The sequence TTTTCGTGGGGTTGATCCATCGTCGCCATCCAAGCCCGGATGCCTTCGTTCAGCAGAATGTTCTTGGTATAGAAGGTTTCAAACTCCGGGTCCTCCGCCGCCCGCAGTTCCTGGGACACAAAGTCATAGGCCCGCAGGTTCAACGCCAGACCCACCACACCGATGGAGGACATCCACAGCCCCGTCACCGGCACAAACAACATAAAGAAGTGCAACCAGCGCTTGTTGCTAAAAGCAATCCCAAAAATCTGGGACCAGAACCGGTTGGCGGTCACCATCGAGTAGGTTTCCTCGGATTGGGTCGGCTCAAACGCCCGGAAGGTGTTGGCCGCATCCCCATCCTGGTACAGGGTGTTTTCCACGGTCGCCCCGTGAATGGCGCACAGCAATGCCCCACCCAGGATGCCCGCCACGCCCATCATGTGGAAGGGGTTGAGCGTCCAGTTGTGGAACCCTTGGAAAAACAGAATAAAGCGGAAAATCGCCGCCACCCCAAAACTCGGGGCGAAAAACCAACTAGACTGCCCCAAGGGGTACAGCAAAAATACCGACACGAACACCGCAATCGGGCCGGTGAACGCAATCGCATTGTACGGGCGCACCCCCACCAGCCGGGCAATCTCCAACTGGCGCAGGCAGAAGCCAATCAAGCCAAACGCCCCGTGCAGAGCCACAAACGTCCACAGACCGCCAATTTGGCACCAGCGCGTGAAATCCCAGTTGGCTTCCGGTCCCCACAAAAACAGCAGGGAATGGCCAAAGGCATCCGCCGGGGTGGACACCGCCACCGTCAAAAAGTTCGCCCCTTCCAGGTAGGAAGAAGCCAGACCGTGGGTGTACCAAGAAGTGACAAAGGTCGTGCCGGTCAGCCAACCCCCCAAGGCCAAATAGGCGCAGGGGAACAGCAACAGCCCCGACCAGCCCACGAACACGAAACGATCCCGTTTCAGCCAGTCATCGAGGGCATCAAATATGCCCCGCTCCTGGGTGCGTCCAATTGCAATGGTCATCGTTGTTCTCCAAACAGAGATTAAAAATGTAGGACAAAACCGTTCCGAAAAGCATCCCACAGTTACAACTGTACCTCTGCAACAGAGTCAGCGCACCTATAAGGAAAATTCACGTTTCTTTACGGTTTGTCTTAATTATAGGGGTAACCACCGGGAATGTGGGGTTTACCGCCCCAAAATCCTTAACATTTCCCCAGCCTCCGGCCCTAACACGCCATGAAAAAGGAGGCATCCCCGCAGGGACACCCCCCTTAAGCGCATTCAGCGTTTACAGTTCCTCTTTCACGAAGCCAGCGTAGGCTTCCATGGCGTGTTCCCCAATATCCAACCCCTTGAGTTCTTCTTCCGGGGGCACGCGCAGACCAAACACCGCTTTGAGGACCAGCCAGACGACGGCACTGGCCACCACCACCCAGCCGCCGACGATGATCACCCCCAGGAATTGCGCCCAGAGTTGCCCAATCCCCCCACCGAGGAACAGACCCGCCTCCGGACCCGCACTGTAAATCCCGCCACTATCTTTCGGTCCATCGGCAAACAGACCCACCGCCAGGGTGCCCCAAATCCCACAGACCAGGTGGACGGAGACCGCCCCCACCGGGTCGTCAATTTTGATCTTGTCAAAGAAGGACACCGAAAACACCACGATAACCCCAGCAATCAGACCAATGATAATGGCAGAAACCTGGCTGACAAACGCACAACCCGCCGTGATCCCCACCAG comes from Synechococcus sp. C9 and encodes:
- the psbD gene encoding photosystem II D2 protein (photosystem q(a) protein), which encodes MTIAIGRTQERGIFDALDDWLKRDRFVFVGWSGLLLFPCAYLALGGWLTGTTFVTSWYTHGLASSYLEGANFLTVAVSTPADAFGHSLLFLWGPEANWDFTRWCQIGGLWTFVALHGAFGLIGFCLRQLEIARLVGVRPYNAIAFTGPIAVFVSVFLLYPLGQSSWFFAPSFGVAAIFRFILFFQGFHNWTLNPFHMMGVAGILGGALLCAIHGATVENTLYQDGDAANTFRAFEPTQSEETYSMVTANRFWSQIFGIAFSNKRWLHFFMLFVPVTGLWMSSIGVVGLALNLRAYDFVSQELRAAEDPEFETFYTKNILLNEGIRAWMATMDQPHENFVFPEEVLPRGNAL